In Clostridium sp. JN-1, one genomic interval encodes:
- the mfd gene encoding transcription-repair coupling factor: MRLQGLLKPLINSRNFKILIDSLEKGNFPISIYGTSESGRSYIIDGVYDEIDKPILILTHSNVEARKLYEDLSTYVPNVCYLPTKEVVFYNIDAISGDLRWERLKIIKHILEDDKKIIVTCIEALASAYIPVELYKNYTFNIKVGDTIDLEKLSQKLIQCGYERVELVDGKGQFSIRGGIMDIYCPTSAEAYRMELFGDEVDSIRNINLESQRSIEKVYNIEVFPAKEMILNEDLIKKGYTGIESDLKFAVKKLKSNNKKSALENISNVMNRNLELLKENWSFENIDSFLPYFYDSTSSFFDYIKNYFIIIDDVQRCVGKLESVYYEFEENYKHFLEQGNVLSKQSKLLLDKNYILEVLEKKQIITLDSISKSRKVLKPETILNISQITLNNYHGKMSLLIKDIKEKKDKNYKIVIFAGTRPRGERLVDSLRENDINSTYKDVIHDIEPGEVVITFGSQLNGFEYPELKLSVISDKEVFGEAKRKTRSKPIKKGVSKIKSFTELKPGDYVVHVNHGIGVYKGIQQLELQGHKKDYLELMYDSEDKLYVPVEQLDLVQKYIGSEGKAPKINKLGGSEWAKAKRKVKKSIEEIAEDLVKLYAVRSTVKGYKFSKDTVWQKQFEDEFPYDETPDQLTAISEIKGDMESDKPMDRLLCGDVGYGKTEVAVRAAFKAVMEGKQVAFLVPTTILAQQHYNNFIKRFSDFPIRIDMISRFKTPSQQRNSIKTLKEGGVDIIIGTHRILQKDVEFKDLGLLIVDEEQRFGVTHKEKIKKLRKNVDVLTLSATPIPRTLHMSLVGVRDISIIETPPEERYPIQTYVVEYNDQLIRDAILRELGRDGQVYFVYNRVENIKKVASYVAKLVPEAKIAIAHGQMQERELENIISQFMKNEYNILVTTTIIETGMDIQNVNTMIIYDADKMGLSQLYQLRGRVGRTNRMAYCYLTYRKDKVLTEIAEKRLKAIKDFTELGSGFKIALKDLEIRGAGNMMGASQHGHMAAIGYDLYCRMLEDTIKVVKGEIDKEPVETTVELKVDAYIPSDYIKDEMQKIEVYKKIAAINSYDDMKDIEQELEDRFSRIPASINNLINISYIRSMGKNLGIKEIKEKGGEVLFLFESQSRIDNNVINGLLKTYSKSISIKMLGNPGIGYKIKNIKRSDLILKVREIVEYMLNIHEQK, translated from the coding sequence ATGAGACTACAAGGACTTTTAAAGCCTTTAATTAATAGTAGAAATTTTAAAATTTTAATAGATAGTTTAGAAAAAGGTAATTTCCCAATAAGTATATATGGTACTTCAGAATCTGGTAGAAGTTATATAATAGATGGAGTGTATGATGAGATAGACAAGCCTATTTTAATACTTACACATAGTAATGTTGAAGCTAGAAAATTATATGAAGATTTGTCAACTTATGTGCCTAATGTATGTTACTTACCTACAAAAGAAGTAGTATTTTATAATATAGATGCTATATCTGGAGACTTGAGATGGGAAAGACTAAAGATAATTAAACATATACTTGAAGATGATAAGAAAATAATAGTAACTTGTATAGAAGCTTTAGCTTCAGCATATATTCCAGTTGAACTCTATAAGAATTACACATTCAATATTAAAGTTGGGGATACAATTGACCTTGAAAAACTCAGCCAAAAACTTATACAATGTGGATATGAAAGAGTTGAACTAGTTGATGGTAAAGGGCAATTTTCTATAAGAGGCGGAATAATGGATATTTATTGTCCTACTTCTGCTGAAGCTTATAGGATGGAGTTATTTGGAGATGAAGTAGATTCTATAAGGAATATAAACTTGGAATCTCAAAGAAGTATTGAGAAAGTTTACAACATAGAGGTATTTCCAGCAAAGGAAATGATATTAAATGAAGATCTCATAAAGAAAGGATATACTGGAATAGAAAGCGACTTGAAGTTTGCAGTTAAAAAGCTAAAGTCTAATAACAAAAAATCAGCTTTAGAAAATATAAGTAATGTCATGAATAGAAATTTGGAATTGCTAAAGGAAAATTGGAGTTTTGAAAATATTGATAGTTTCCTTCCATATTTCTATGATAGTACTTCGTCATTTTTTGATTACATTAAAAATTATTTTATTATAATAGATGATGTACAAAGGTGTGTAGGAAAGTTAGAAAGTGTATATTATGAATTTGAAGAAAATTATAAGCACTTTTTAGAGCAAGGTAATGTTTTGTCAAAACAAAGTAAGCTTTTGTTAGATAAAAATTATATACTTGAGGTATTAGAAAAAAAACAGATTATAACTTTGGATTCAATATCCAAGTCTAGAAAAGTGTTAAAGCCTGAAACAATACTAAATATATCTCAAATAACATTAAATAATTATCACGGCAAAATGAGTTTACTGATAAAGGACATAAAAGAAAAAAAGGATAAAAATTATAAAATTGTTATATTTGCAGGTACAAGACCAAGGGGAGAAAGACTTGTTGATAGTTTAAGAGAAAATGATATAAATAGTACATATAAAGATGTAATACATGATATTGAGCCGGGTGAAGTTGTAATAACTTTTGGAAGTCAGTTAAATGGATTTGAGTATCCTGAGTTGAAATTGTCAGTTATATCAGATAAAGAAGTATTTGGGGAAGCTAAGAGAAAAACTCGCAGCAAACCTATTAAAAAAGGTGTAAGTAAAATAAAGAGTTTTACAGAACTTAAACCTGGTGATTACGTAGTTCATGTAAACCATGGTATAGGAGTATATAAGGGAATACAGCAATTAGAGCTGCAGGGGCATAAGAAAGATTATCTAGAGCTTATGTATGATTCAGAAGATAAGTTATATGTACCTGTAGAACAATTGGATTTAGTACAAAAGTATATAGGATCAGAAGGAAAAGCTCCTAAGATAAATAAACTTGGAGGATCTGAATGGGCTAAGGCAAAGAGAAAGGTTAAGAAATCTATAGAAGAAATAGCGGAAGACTTAGTTAAACTCTATGCTGTTAGATCAACTGTAAAGGGATATAAATTCTCAAAGGATACTGTATGGCAAAAACAATTTGAAGATGAGTTTCCATATGATGAAACACCAGATCAACTTACAGCAATTAGTGAAATAAAGGGAGATATGGAATCTGATAAACCAATGGATAGGCTCTTATGTGGTGATGTAGGATACGGTAAAACCGAAGTTGCTGTGAGGGCAGCTTTTAAGGCGGTTATGGAGGGAAAGCAAGTAGCATTTTTAGTCCCAACTACTATACTTGCACAGCAGCATTATAATAATTTTATTAAAAGATTTTCTGATTTTCCTATAAGGATAGATATGATAAGCAGATTTAAAACTCCATCTCAGCAAAGAAATAGCATCAAGACATTAAAAGAAGGTGGAGTAGATATAATAATAGGAACTCACAGAATACTTCAAAAAGACGTTGAATTTAAGGATTTAGGACTTTTGATAGTTGATGAAGAACAGCGATTTGGTGTAACACATAAGGAAAAGATAAAGAAGTTAAGAAAAAATGTTGACGTTTTAACTTTAAGTGCAACACCTATACCAAGAACTTTACACATGTCATTAGTTGGTGTTAGGGATATAAGTATTATAGAGACTCCTCCAGAGGAACGATATCCTATTCAAACGTATGTTGTTGAATACAATGATCAATTGATAAGAGATGCAATTTTGAGAGAACTGGGAAGAGACGGACAGGTATATTTTGTTTATAATAGGGTTGAAAATATAAAGAAAGTTGCTTCGTATGTAGCCAAATTAGTTCCGGAAGCTAAGATAGCAATAGCACACGGGCAGATGCAAGAAAGAGAATTAGAAAATATTATATCTCAATTTATGAAAAATGAGTATAACATACTTGTAACTACAACTATAATAGAAACCGGAATGGATATTCAAAATGTAAATACGATGATAATATATGATGCTGATAAGATGGGACTATCGCAGTTATATCAACTTAGAGGTAGAGTTGGCAGAACAAATAGAATGGCTTATTGCTACCTCACTTACAGAAAAGATAAGGTGCTTACAGAGATAGCTGAAAAGAGACTTAAAGCTATAAAAGATTTTACAGAACTTGGTTCAGGTTTTAAAATTGCACTAAAAGATCTTGAAATAAGGGGGGCAGGTAATATGATGGGTGCTTCACAGCATGGTCATATGGCTGCTATTGGGTACGACTTGTACTGTAGAATGCTTGAAGATACTATAAAAGTCGTAAAAGGTGAAATAGATAAGGAACCTGTGGAAACTACTGTTGAATTAAAGGTTGATGCATATATACCATCTGATTATATAAAAGATGAAATGCAGAAGATAGAAGTTTATAAGAAAATTGCGGCGATTAATTCCTATGATGATATGAAAGATATTGAGCAGGAATTGGAAGATAGATTTTCGAGAATTCCTGCTTCGATAAATAACCTTATAAACATATCTTACATAAGAAGTATGGGTAAAAATTTGGGCATAAAGGAAATCAAAGAAAAAGGTGGTGAAGTACTATTCTTATTTGAAAGTCAAAGTAGAATAGATAATAATGTGATAAATGGACTGCTAAAAACTTATTCCAAAAGCATAAGCATAAAAATGCTTGGTAACCCTGGAATTGGTTACAAGATTAAGAATATAAAAAGGTCAGATTTAATTTTAAAAGTTAGAGAGATTGTTGAATACATGCTCAATATTCATGAGCAAAAATAA
- the pth gene encoding aminoacyl-tRNA hydrolase yields MFLIVGLGNIGSQYSHTRHNVGFDVIDLISKRYNISINREKFKGMYGEGRVGNEKVILLKPSTYMNLSGESVIEAVNFYKISSQNIIIVYDDIDLDIGRMRIRNHGSAGGHNGIKNIIYNLNTEVFPRIRIGIGQPKQDLVSHVLGRFSKDDRERLEKVFDLAVDAVECLIKSGADEAMNKFNGITM; encoded by the coding sequence ATGTTTTTAATAGTTGGATTAGGTAACATAGGCAGTCAATATTCACATACGAGGCATAATGTTGGATTTGATGTTATAGATTTAATAAGTAAGAGGTATAATATATCAATTAATAGGGAAAAATTTAAAGGGATGTATGGTGAAGGTAGGGTTGGTAACGAAAAGGTTATTTTGTTAAAGCCAAGTACCTATATGAATTTAAGTGGTGAAAGTGTTATAGAAGCAGTTAACTTTTACAAAATTAGCAGCCAAAATATAATTATAGTATATGACGATATAGATTTAGATATAGGAAGAATGAGAATAAGAAATCATGGGAGTGCAGGTGGACATAATGGAATAAAAAATATAATATACAATTTAAATACTGAAGTATTTCCTAGAATTAGAATAGGAATAGGACAGCCTAAACAAGACTTGGTTTCTCATGTCTTGGGAAGGTTTTCAAAAGATGATAGAGAAAGATTAGAAAAGGTATTTGATCTAGCAGTAGATGCAGTAGAATGCTTAATTAAATCAGGCGCAGACGAAGCTATGAACAAGTTTAATGGAATTACAATGTAA
- a CDS encoding trypsin-like peptidase domain-containing protein translates to MNGNKLKKVKDTKLESADANNGSIKFTNNRRKFRMKIVLYSIVAVLIAAVSGGISGAYIVKKYYSKMYVPMNQSLTGSKGEDSQAKYTSSKLENPITKVSEIVGPTVVGINSSENGFSEPKSGDICSSGSGIIFDSNGYIVTNYHVIEGKPKVTVKLPSGKVLNASIIGTDPRSDLAVVKIDAKSLPTAKFGDSSKIKVGDLAIAIGNPLGQEFAGSVTAGIVSALNRKIQYGGSIYKVIQTDAAINPGNSGGPLCNEKGEVIGINSLKMGSDQNVEGMGFAISINEVKDIIKSLMDYGKIPRPSLGIYGQSVVSEKNSIKGVYVKEVIPGSGAMAAGIKPTDIIMELDNKKVSRFEDIADILDKHKVGDSISCKILRNKKAVQINIVLLEVNNKDK, encoded by the coding sequence ATGAATGGTAATAAATTAAAAAAGGTTAAGGATACAAAATTGGAAAGTGCAGATGCTAATAATGGCAGTATAAAGTTTACTAATAATAGAAGAAAGTTCAGAATGAAGATTGTTCTTTATAGTATAGTTGCTGTATTAATTGCTGCAGTTTCAGGAGGAATTTCAGGAGCATATATAGTTAAGAAGTATTACAGTAAAATGTATGTCCCTATGAATCAATCTTTAACTGGATCTAAGGGTGAAGACAGTCAGGCTAAATATACATCAAGTAAACTTGAAAATCCTATAACTAAGGTTTCAGAAATAGTTGGTCCTACTGTTGTGGGCATAAATAGCAGTGAAAATGGATTTTCAGAACCCAAGAGCGGCGACATTTGCAGCAGCGGCTCTGGAATAATATTTGATTCTAATGGTTATATAGTTACTAATTATCATGTTATTGAAGGAAAACCTAAAGTTACAGTTAAATTGCCAAGTGGAAAAGTTTTAAATGCAAGTATAATTGGAACGGATCCTAGATCTGATTTGGCTGTTGTAAAAATAGACGCTAAAAGTTTACCAACTGCTAAATTTGGAGACTCTTCTAAAATTAAGGTTGGAGATTTAGCTATTGCAATTGGAAATCCGCTGGGGCAGGAATTTGCAGGTTCTGTGACTGCGGGTATAGTAAGCGCATTGAATAGAAAGATACAATATGGAGGATCAATATATAAAGTTATCCAAACGGATGCAGCAATAAATCCTGGAAACAGCGGCGGACCACTTTGTAATGAAAAGGGAGAAGTAATAGGAATAAATAGTTTAAAAATGGGATCGGATCAAAATGTTGAAGGTATGGGATTTGCTATATCTATAAATGAAGTTAAGGATATAATCAAATCTTTAATGGATTATGGAAAAATACCAAGGCCTTCTCTTGGAATATATGGTCAAAGTGTGGTATCAGAGAAAAATAGTATTAAGGGTGTCTATGTAAAAGAAGTAATTCCAGGAAGTGGAGCCATGGCTGCTGGAATTAAACCTACAGACATAATAATGGAACTTGATAATAAGAAAGTTTCTAGATTTGAAGATATAGCTGATATATTAGATAAACATAAAGTAGGAGATTCAATTAGCTGCAAAATATTGAGAAATAAAAAAGCAGTGCAAATAAATATTGTCCTCTTAGAGGTAAATAATAAAGATAAATAA
- a CDS encoding HAMP domain-containing sensor histidine kinase, protein MRKGLFSKLLATFTVIISITFIMTASFLSYWFEEYYFDQRKGQLSTESQFISEAAIQYLQGNILTDKMNETLKNIGSYLSADIWLVDSYGYVYAVSNNAHKDLIGTQMLTGDLESLREGQPIEKKGVYVSIFKVPVHTYEIPVFSDEGVFKGAIMMHTSINELKDPLKKVYHIIWISVIFAIVISCIVIYYFSQRIIIRPLEQINHVAYKIAKGDVDKRVNVKSKDEIGELAKSFNSMADSLEEVEKNRREFISNVSHEIRSPITSIKGFIGGMLDGVIPTNKQNYYLSITYEEIQRLTRLVNDLLDLSAIESGQFRLRIEEIDINEVIRLCVIKFEPKIKEKKLNVDVLMEDESLFVAADRDRINQVVTNLIDNAIKYIGNGSNIKIISKTKGEKAFISVYDDGPNISEDDLKHIWDRFYKVDKSRTSKISTGLGLPIVRCILTQLGEDIWVDNKEPQGVMFTFTLRRI, encoded by the coding sequence ATGAGAAAGGGCTTATTTTCTAAGCTTCTTGCAACATTTACAGTAATAATATCAATAACTTTTATAATGACAGCTTCTTTTTTGTCGTACTGGTTTGAAGAATATTATTTTGATCAGAGGAAAGGTCAACTTTCGACAGAATCCCAATTTATAAGTGAAGCAGCAATTCAGTATTTGCAGGGAAATATTTTAACAGATAAAATGAATGAAACCTTAAAGAACATAGGCAGCTATCTATCAGCAGATATATGGCTAGTTGATAGTTATGGCTATGTATATGCAGTTTCAAATAATGCACATAAAGATCTTATAGGAACTCAAATGCTTACAGGTGACTTAGAAAGTTTAAGAGAAGGTCAGCCAATTGAAAAAAAAGGAGTATATGTAAGTATATTTAAGGTTCCAGTTCATACATATGAAATACCTGTCTTTTCAGATGAAGGAGTTTTCAAGGGTGCAATAATGATGCACACTTCAATAAATGAACTAAAAGACCCACTTAAAAAGGTGTATCATATAATTTGGATTTCTGTTATATTTGCTATTGTAATTTCATGTATTGTAATTTATTACTTTTCCCAGAGAATAATAATAAGACCATTGGAACAAATTAATCATGTAGCATATAAAATAGCAAAGGGTGATGTTGATAAGAGGGTAAATGTAAAGTCTAAAGATGAAATAGGAGAACTTGCAAAATCATTTAATTCAATGGCAGACTCACTAGAAGAAGTTGAAAAAAATCGAAGAGAATTCATATCAAATGTGTCACACGAGATAAGGTCACCTATAACATCAATAAAGGGATTTATAGGGGGCATGTTAGATGGAGTCATACCAACTAATAAGCAAAACTATTATTTATCCATTACATATGAAGAAATTCAAAGATTGACTAGATTAGTAAATGATTTGCTTGACTTATCAGCTATAGAATCAGGCCAATTTAGACTTAGGATAGAAGAAATTGATATAAATGAAGTAATTAGGTTATGTGTAATAAAGTTTGAACCTAAAATCAAAGAAAAAAAGTTAAATGTAGATGTTCTTATGGAAGATGAAAGTCTATTTGTTGCAGCAGATCGTGATAGAATAAATCAAGTGGTAACAAATCTTATAGATAATGCTATAAAATACATAGGAAATGGTTCTAATATAAAAATTATTAGCAAAACAAAAGGAGAAAAAGCGTTTATATCTGTATATGATGATGGACCTAATATATCAGAAGATGATTTGAAGCATATATGGGATAGATTTTACAAGGTTGATAAGTCAAGAACATCAAAAATAAGTACAGGATTAGGACTCCCAATAGTGAGATGTATATTGACTCAACTTGGAGAAGATATATGGGTTGACAATAAGGAGCCTCAAGGAGTGATGTTTACATTTACTTTAAGAAGGATTTAA
- a CDS encoding response regulator transcription factor, with protein MEGSIGKILIVDDDENICEVIKMYVESAGYDTKVSHDGKEAQSVFLEYKPDLVLLDIMLPHVDGIDVLKWIRKDYETPVIMLTAKGETFDKVLGLELGADDYMVKPFEPKEMLARIKAVLRRYNMDNENREVLNFEKLMIDINSYTVIYDGKEIKMPPKEFELLYYLANNKNRVFTREQLLCEVWGYDYPGDSRTVDVHVKRLREKLQGGSNWQIETVWGVGYKFEVK; from the coding sequence ATGGAAGGATCTATAGGGAAGATACTCATAGTTGACGATGACGAAAATATATGTGAAGTTATAAAAATGTATGTTGAGAGTGCAGGTTATGATACTAAAGTTTCACATGATGGCAAAGAAGCACAAAGTGTATTTTTAGAATATAAGCCGGATTTAGTACTTTTGGACATAATGCTTCCACATGTTGATGGTATAGATGTTCTTAAGTGGATTAGAAAAGATTATGAAACACCTGTAATCATGCTTACTGCTAAAGGTGAAACTTTTGATAAAGTACTGGGATTAGAACTTGGAGCAGATGATTATATGGTTAAACCTTTTGAACCAAAGGAAATGCTTGCAAGAATAAAGGCAGTTTTAAGAAGATACAATATGGATAATGAAAATAGAGAAGTATTGAATTTTGAAAAATTAATGATAGATATAAATTCATATACAGTTATATATGATGGGAAAGAAATTAAAATGCCGCCAAAGGAATTCGAATTATTGTATTACTTAGCTAATAATAAAAACAGGGTGTTTACTAGAGAACAGCTTTTATGTGAAGTTTGGGGATATGATTATCCAGGAGATTCAAGAACCGTTGATGTTCATGTAAAAAGGCTTAGAGAAAAGCTTCAAGGAGGATCTAATTGGCAAATAGAAACAGTTTGGGGAGTTGGTTATAAATTTGAGGTGAAGTAA
- a CDS encoding ribose-phosphate diphosphokinase: protein MITHGKNIKIFAGNSNLDLAREIADTLGLQVGEAKVSTFSDGEISVDIGETVRGTDVFVIQSTDYPVNDNLMELLIMIDAFKRASAGRITAVIPYYGYARQDRKAKARDPITAKLVADILTTAGADRVLTMDLHASQIQGYFNIPLDHLLGAPILAKYFKQNGFADRDDVVVVSPDLGSVTRARKFADKLQAPIAIIDKRRPKANVSEVMNIIGDVKNKTVILVDDMIDTAGTITNGANALINMGAKEVYACCTHAVLSGPAIERIRESKLKELVMLNTISLPEEKKLDKFKILSVAPIFAEAIKRIYEDVSVSKLFEE, encoded by the coding sequence ATGATAACCCATGGTAAAAACATTAAAATTTTTGCAGGTAACTCTAATCTTGATTTAGCTAGGGAAATAGCTGACACACTAGGACTACAAGTTGGAGAAGCAAAGGTTTCAACTTTCAGTGATGGAGAGATATCAGTTGATATCGGAGAGACAGTAAGAGGTACAGATGTATTTGTGATTCAATCAACAGATTATCCTGTAAATGACAACCTAATGGAACTTTTAATTATGATAGATGCTTTCAAAAGGGCATCAGCAGGAAGAATAACAGCTGTAATTCCATATTACGGTTATGCAAGACAAGACAGGAAGGCTAAGGCAAGGGATCCAATTACAGCAAAATTAGTTGCAGATATTTTAACTACAGCTGGGGCTGATAGGGTACTTACAATGGATCTACATGCATCCCAAATTCAAGGATACTTTAATATACCATTGGATCATTTACTTGGAGCACCTATTTTAGCAAAATACTTTAAACAAAATGGATTTGCAGATAGGGATGATGTAGTTGTTGTTTCACCTGATCTAGGGAGTGTAACAAGAGCTAGAAAGTTTGCAGATAAGCTGCAGGCACCAATTGCTATAATAGATAAAAGAAGACCTAAGGCCAATGTATCTGAGGTAATGAATATTATTGGAGATGTAAAGAATAAAACTGTTATACTAGTAGATGATATGATAGATACTGCAGGCACTATAACAAACGGTGCTAATGCATTAATTAATATGGGTGCAAAAGAAGTATATGCATGCTGTACACATGCTGTTTTGTCCGGCCCAGCTATTGAGAGAATAAGGGAATCCAAACTAAAAGAATTAGTTATGCTCAACACAATAAGTTTACCGGAAGAAAAGAAGCTTGATAAGTTTAAAATATTATCAGTAGCTCCTATATTTGCAGAAGCTATAAAGAGAATATACGAAGATGTTTCAGTAAGTAAATTATTTGAAGAATAA
- the glmU gene encoding bifunctional UDP-N-acetylglucosamine diphosphorylase/glucosamine-1-phosphate N-acetyltransferase GlmU, whose amino-acid sequence MYKCAIILAAGEGKRMKSSIPKVLHKVCGKEMVNVVIDAIKKSEVENIDVVIGKGAEKVKEATSKKDVSYSFQQKQLGTGHAVMCAKEFLSGKKGTVAIFTGDAPLITCETISKLFNFHEKGNYKATVVTSIVDNPDGYGRIIREESEQVSKIVEHKDCNEEELKVKEINSGMYCFDIESLLLSIDKLNNSNAQGEYYLTDVIEILKSSGERIGGFSIPFEETMGVNSRVQLSQAEKVMRNRINEKHMENGVTLIDPANTYIDMDVQIGNDTIIYPGNVLQGATIIKEGCILYPNSRIDNSVINENVTIQSSVILDSEVGNNTTVGPYAYIRPQTVIGKSARIGDFVEIKKSTIGDNTKVSHLTYIGDAEVGSGCNFGCGTVVVNYDGKAKYKTIIGDHAFIGCNTNLVSPVTVKSNTYIAAGSTITKEVPEGALAIARAKQRNIEGWVEKKGLKK is encoded by the coding sequence ATGTATAAATGTGCTATAATATTGGCAGCAGGAGAGGGAAAAAGGATGAAATCTTCCATCCCAAAGGTATTACATAAAGTATGTGGGAAAGAAATGGTAAATGTAGTCATAGATGCTATTAAAAAGTCTGAAGTTGAAAATATAGATGTTGTAATTGGTAAGGGAGCAGAAAAAGTAAAAGAAGCTACCTCAAAAAAAGATGTAAGTTATTCATTTCAACAAAAGCAGCTAGGTACAGGCCATGCAGTTATGTGCGCTAAGGAATTTTTAAGTGGTAAAAAGGGAACAGTTGCAATATTTACTGGAGATGCACCACTAATTACATGTGAAACTATAAGTAAGCTTTTTAATTTTCACGAAAAAGGTAATTATAAGGCAACTGTAGTTACATCTATTGTAGATAATCCAGATGGCTATGGCAGAATAATAAGAGAAGAAAGTGAACAAGTAAGCAAAATTGTAGAACACAAAGATTGTAATGAAGAAGAACTTAAAGTTAAAGAGATAAATTCTGGAATGTATTGCTTTGATATAGAAAGTTTGCTTTTAAGTATTGATAAATTAAATAATAGTAATGCTCAAGGAGAATATTATCTAACAGATGTAATTGAAATTTTAAAATCAAGCGGTGAAAGAATAGGCGGTTTCTCAATACCATTTGAAGAGACGATGGGAGTCAACTCTAGGGTTCAACTTTCACAAGCTGAAAAGGTTATGAGAAATAGGATAAATGAAAAACATATGGAAAATGGCGTTACATTAATTGATCCTGCTAATACATATATAGATATGGATGTTCAAATAGGAAATGATACTATAATATATCCAGGTAATGTACTTCAGGGAGCAACTATAATAAAAGAAGGATGTATACTATATCCTAATTCAAGAATTGACAATAGTGTCATAAATGAAAATGTAACAATACAAAGTTCTGTTATTTTAGATAGTGAAGTAGGAAATAATACAACAGTCGGACCGTATGCTTATATAAGACCGCAAACTGTTATAGGAAAGTCAGCTAGAATTGGTGACTTTGTTGAAATTAAAAAATCAACAATAGGTGACAATACAAAAGTATCTCACTTAACTTATATTGGAGATGCAGAAGTTGGCAGTGGATGTAACTTTGGATGCGGAACTGTTGTTGTAAATTATGATGGAAAAGCAAAATATAAAACTATAATTGGAGATCATGCTTTTATAGGTTGTAATACTAACTTAGTTTCTCCAGTTACTGTTAAATCAAATACATATATAGCTGCAGGTTCAACAATAACAAAAGAAGTTCCAGAAGGAGCTTTAGCAATTGCAAGAGCCAAACAAAGGAACATAGAAGGTTGGGTAGAAAAAAAAGGACTAAAGAAATAA
- the spoVG gene encoding septation regulator SpoVG — translation MQITDVRVRKIAAEGKMKAIVSVTFDNEFVVHDIKVIEGQNGLFIAMPSRKTPDGEFKDIAHPINTQTREKIQKSILEEYEKVKSEENVSDEKSEG, via the coding sequence ATGCAAATTACAGATGTTAGAGTTAGAAAAATAGCAGCCGAAGGTAAAATGAAGGCTATAGTTTCGGTAACCTTTGATAACGAATTTGTAGTTCACGATATAAAGGTTATAGAGGGTCAAAATGGGCTTTTTATAGCAATGCCAAGTAGAAAGACTCCTGATGGAGAATTTAAGGACATTGCACACCCAATTAATACTCAAACAAGAGAAAAAATTCAGAAGTCAATTTTAGAAGAATATGAAAAAGTAAAAAGTGAAGAAAATGTTTCTGACGAAAAGTCAGAGGGATAA